The following are encoded together in the Gordonia insulae genome:
- a CDS encoding HPr family phosphocarrier protein has protein sequence MPSTTVAVGSAVGLHARPATIIAEAVADAGSTVTLALESGDPVDAGSALMIMTLGAEKGTNVVVTAEDQNTLDAIAALVAKDLDAE, from the coding sequence ATGCCCAGCACCACCGTCGCCGTCGGTTCCGCCGTCGGTCTGCACGCCCGACCCGCCACGATCATCGCCGAGGCCGTCGCGGACGCCGGGAGCACGGTGACCCTGGCGCTCGAGAGTGGCGACCCGGTGGATGCCGGGTCGGCGCTGATGATCATGACGCTCGGCGCCGAGAAGGGCACCAACGTCGTGGTCACCGCCGAGGATCAGAACACCCTCGACGCGATCGCAGCGCTGGTCGCCAAGGATCTCGACGCCGAATAG
- a CDS encoding PTS fructose transporter subunit IIABC, translating into MSEQIITTQTVRLDVDAGDDPAAVIGYLAEALAAAGRTTDAADLTRGALDREAKSATGLPGGIAIPHARAESVTDAGLAMARLSNKVDFGAPDGPADLVFLIAAPSGGATEHMKLLSSLARSLVRPDFVASLREADSDERVVQLVDEAINPPPAPPAGSASPGAGAAATATGAAGAAAAASADTASAKRPSIVAITACPTGIAHTYMAADALTYAAERADVDFHVETQGSSATKAFDPQVIADADAVIFATDVGVKGKERFHGKPVIASGVKRAINEPDKMIAEAVAAKDNPNAAVVAGGDGDGLPESTADGGVGLGKKTQQALMTGVSYMIPFVAAGGLLIALAFLPFLGGYEIANGTLDTTGALNDGQFIALNNSLWDLPAGGLGQYIGAVLFAVGGLAMSMLVPVLAGYISFAIADRPGIAPGFVAGLVSVAVGASFIGGLIGGLIAGVACLWISRLPLPQWARGLMPVVIIPLLGSLIIGVLLYMLLGKPLAWVTEQMTEGLNSMSGGSAIALGIVLGLMMCFDLGGPVNKAAYLFATAGLAIGGTAQLEIMAAVMCAGMVPPLALALATVLRPRLFTEPERENGKAAWLLGASFISEGAIPFAATDPFRVIPSMMAGGALSGALIMAFGVTQRAPHGGIFVFFTMNHWYLFLIALAAGTVLSAVLVIAAKQWRTDRDQAPVAPELETVPA; encoded by the coding sequence ATGTCAGAACAGATCATCACGACGCAGACAGTGCGTCTCGACGTGGACGCGGGCGACGACCCCGCCGCCGTGATCGGTTATCTCGCCGAGGCGCTCGCCGCCGCCGGCCGGACGACCGACGCCGCCGACCTCACCCGCGGCGCTCTCGATCGCGAGGCCAAGTCGGCCACCGGGTTGCCGGGCGGAATCGCCATCCCCCATGCCCGCGCCGAATCCGTCACCGACGCCGGCCTCGCGATGGCCCGGTTGTCGAACAAGGTCGATTTCGGCGCCCCCGACGGCCCCGCGGACCTCGTGTTCCTCATCGCCGCACCGTCCGGCGGCGCGACCGAGCACATGAAGCTGCTGAGTTCGCTCGCCCGCTCCCTCGTGCGCCCCGACTTCGTCGCCTCCCTGCGCGAGGCCGACAGTGACGAGCGTGTGGTGCAACTCGTCGACGAGGCGATCAACCCGCCGCCGGCCCCGCCCGCCGGCTCCGCGTCCCCGGGTGCCGGTGCCGCCGCCACAGCCACCGGTGCCGCAGGTGCCGCGGCCGCCGCATCGGCCGACACCGCATCCGCGAAGCGCCCGTCGATCGTCGCGATCACCGCGTGCCCCACGGGAATCGCGCACACCTACATGGCGGCGGACGCCCTCACCTACGCGGCCGAGCGTGCCGACGTCGACTTCCATGTGGAGACGCAGGGATCGTCGGCGACGAAGGCGTTCGATCCGCAGGTGATCGCCGACGCGGACGCGGTCATCTTCGCCACCGACGTCGGGGTGAAGGGCAAGGAGCGCTTTCACGGGAAGCCCGTGATCGCCTCGGGCGTGAAGCGCGCCATCAACGAACCCGACAAGATGATCGCCGAGGCGGTCGCGGCCAAGGACAACCCGAACGCGGCGGTGGTCGCCGGGGGTGACGGCGACGGGCTGCCGGAGAGCACCGCAGACGGCGGTGTGGGACTCGGCAAGAAGACCCAGCAGGCGTTGATGACCGGTGTCAGCTACATGATCCCGTTCGTCGCCGCGGGTGGTCTGCTCATCGCCCTCGCGTTCCTGCCCTTCCTGGGCGGTTACGAGATCGCGAACGGAACCCTCGACACCACGGGTGCGCTCAACGACGGCCAGTTCATCGCGCTCAACAACAGCCTCTGGGACCTCCCGGCCGGCGGCCTCGGTCAGTACATCGGTGCGGTGCTGTTCGCCGTCGGTGGACTCGCCATGAGCATGTTGGTCCCGGTCCTCGCCGGCTACATCTCGTTCGCCATCGCCGACCGCCCCGGCATCGCGCCCGGTTTCGTCGCCGGTCTGGTGTCCGTGGCCGTGGGTGCCAGCTTCATCGGTGGTCTGATCGGCGGTCTCATCGCCGGCGTCGCCTGCCTCTGGATCTCCCGACTCCCCTTGCCCCAGTGGGCACGCGGGCTGATGCCCGTCGTGATCATCCCACTGCTCGGCAGCCTGATCATCGGCGTGCTGTTGTACATGCTGCTCGGCAAGCCGCTCGCATGGGTGACCGAGCAGATGACCGAGGGACTCAACAGCATGTCCGGCGGTTCGGCCATCGCCCTGGGCATCGTGCTCGGACTGATGATGTGCTTCGATCTGGGCGGCCCGGTCAACAAGGCGGCCTATCTGTTCGCCACCGCGGGTCTCGCGATCGGTGGGACCGCGCAGCTGGAGATCATGGCCGCGGTCATGTGTGCAGGTATGGTGCCGCCGCTGGCCCTGGCGCTGGCCACCGTGCTGCGACCGAGGTTGTTCACCGAGCCCGAGCGTGAGAACGGCAAGGCCGCATGGCTGCTCGGTGCGTCGTTCATCTCCGAGGGCGCGATCCCGTTCGCGGCGACCGACCCCTTCCGGGTGATCCCGTCGATGATGGCCGGCGGCGCGCTCTCCGGTGCGCTGATCATGGCCTTCGGCGTCACCCAGCGTGCCCCGCACGGCGGCATCTTCGTGTTCTTCACGATGAACCACTGGTACCTGTTCCTGATCGCATTGGCCGCGGGCACCGTGCTCAGCGCGGTCCTCGTCATCGCGGCCAAGCAGTGGCGGACCGATCGCGATCAGGCGCCGGTCGCGCCGGAACTCGAAACCGTGCCCGCCTGA
- a CDS encoding 1-phosphofructokinase family hexose kinase, whose protein sequence is MTERSPMTQSAVTILTVTANPSLDRTLELSAPLHHGGVQRATSVRAEPGGKGVNVARVVAEAGLSTRAVLPARTGDPLLTALDDVALPYLTLPIEGEVRSNITVADPDGTTTKINAPGFALVAAQADRLAELVVENARGARWVALCGSLPPGLPDDWYRTVIDALAEANCLVAVDTSGAPLAATVQGRVDLLKPNDEELAEATGVDPARLVGATAHGDYAPLIDAARTLVDRTGAAILATLGAAGAMLITDSGTWFATPPPIVPRSTVGAGDSALAGYLIAESRGDAAPDRLRTAVAYGSAATALAGTQPPRPDLLDLAGVSITDLSGAAQVG, encoded by the coding sequence ATGACCGAGAGAAGCCCCATGACGCAGTCCGCCGTCACGATCCTGACCGTGACCGCCAACCCCAGCCTCGATCGAACCCTCGAGCTGTCCGCGCCGCTGCACCACGGCGGTGTGCAGCGTGCCACCTCGGTCCGGGCCGAGCCCGGCGGCAAGGGCGTCAACGTCGCCCGCGTGGTCGCCGAGGCCGGTCTGTCGACCCGGGCAGTCCTGCCCGCCCGCACCGGCGATCCCCTGCTCACCGCGCTCGACGACGTGGCACTCCCCTACCTGACGCTGCCCATCGAGGGCGAGGTCCGCTCCAACATCACGGTGGCCGACCCCGACGGGACGACGACCAAGATCAACGCACCGGGCTTCGCCCTCGTCGCCGCGCAGGCCGACCGACTCGCCGAGCTCGTCGTCGAGAACGCCCGCGGCGCCCGATGGGTCGCGCTGTGCGGTTCGCTCCCGCCCGGACTCCCGGACGACTGGTACCGCACCGTCATCGATGCTCTCGCGGAAGCGAACTGCCTCGTGGCGGTGGATACGTCCGGGGCGCCACTCGCGGCAACCGTGCAGGGGCGGGTCGACCTGCTCAAGCCCAATGACGAGGAGCTCGCCGAGGCGACCGGTGTCGATCCGGCCCGGCTGGTGGGCGCGACGGCACACGGCGACTACGCGCCGCTGATCGACGCCGCACGCACCCTGGTCGACCGGACCGGCGCGGCCATCCTCGCCACACTGGGCGCCGCAGGCGCGATGCTCATCACCGACTCGGGCACATGGTTCGCCACACCGCCACCGATCGTTCCGCGCAGCACCGTCGGTGCCGGCGACTCCGCACTCGCCGGTTACCTCATCGCCGAGAGTCGCGGCGACGCCGCGCCGGACCGGCTCCGCACCGCCGTCGCCTATGGTTCGGCCGCCACCGCACTCGCCGGTACCCAGCCGCCACGGCCCGACCTGCTCGACCTCGCGGGCGTATCGATCACCGACCTCTCGGGAGCCGCCCAGGTCGGATGA